In the Lebetimonas natsushimae genome, one interval contains:
- a CDS encoding class I SAM-dependent methyltransferase, translated as MALELYSKVEELFLDREAAEILWNKFVEIFKDLGIKEVLDIGCGNGDFCLLSKKNGIDIKGIDLSKAQVKKAIKKGCDCEAVDVCKLDKIYHSASAVFDVINYLNEKELKRFFGCVEKRIEKYFIFDINTYYAMEDLAIGTLKAESNDKFSVLYSEFENHTLITEITLFEKEKDDCYKKYQKKIVQYYYSVEDLEKNTSLKLKEIIPISLYGSEEAEKLILVFEK; from the coding sequence ATGGCATTAGAACTTTATTCAAAAGTGGAAGAACTGTTTTTAGACAGGGAAGCGGCGGAAATTTTATGGAATAAATTTGTTGAAATTTTTAAAGATTTGGGAATAAAAGAAGTTTTAGATATTGGATGCGGAAACGGAGATTTCTGTCTGCTCTCTAAAAAAAACGGAATTGATATTAAAGGTATTGATTTAAGTAAAGCCCAGGTTAAAAAGGCAATAAAAAAAGGTTGTGACTGCGAGGCTGTGGATGTATGTAAATTGGATAAAATTTATCATTCAGCATCAGCCGTTTTTGATGTTATTAATTATTTAAATGAAAAAGAGTTAAAAAGATTTTTTGGATGTGTTGAGAAAAGAATTGAAAAATATTTTATTTTCGATATAAATACCTATTATGCCATGGAGGATTTGGCAATTGGAACCCTGAAAGCGGAATCAAATGATAAATTTTCTGTTTTATATTCTGAATTTGAGAATCATACACTTATAACAGAAATAACATTGTTTGAAAAAGAAAAAGATGATTGTTATAAAAAATATCAGAAAAAAATTGTTCAATATTATTACAGTGTGGAGGATTTGGAAAAAAACACATCTTTGAAATTAAAAGAGATTATTCCGATTTCTCTTTATGGAAGTGAAGAAGCGGAAAAACTGATTTTGGTCTTTGAAAAATAG